From Pempheris klunzingeri isolate RE-2024b chromosome 18, fPemKlu1.hap1, whole genome shotgun sequence, a single genomic window includes:
- the tpd52l1 gene encoding tumor protein D53 isoform X4 encodes METRQQGFLDSEPLREADEDLVSEVNLNNMTEEEREEIQQELVKLEEEISTLKQVLLSKEKQHADLKQKLGITPLAELRNNFSRGWHDMQTSTAYKKTSETLSTAGQKTTAAFSTLGSAITRKFGDMRYSIRHSMSMPTMRNSPSFRSFEEKVENTVSSIKTKVGSSDTGGSFEEVLSSAANASSQDPPANNLRDSSERPC; translated from the exons GGTTTTTGGACTCGGAGCCGCTGAGAGAGGCCGATGAAGATTTGGTGTCTGAAGTCAACTTAAACAacatgacagaggaggagagagaagagattcAGCAGGAATTAGTGAAA ctggaggaggagatcagCACGTTGAAGCAGGTTTTATTGTCCAAAGAGAAGCAGCACGCAGACCTCAAACAGAAACTGGGCATCACTCCTCTAGCCGAGCTCAGAAACAACTTCAGCAGAGGCTGGCACGACATGCAGACCTCCACGGC CTATAAGAAGACATCAGAGACGCTGTCCACGGCGGgacagaaaaccacagcagcctTCAGCACACTGGGCAGCGCCATCACCAGGAAGTTCGGGGACATGAG ATACTCTATCAGACACTCTATGAGCATGCCCACCATGAG aaACTCTCCGAGCTTCAGGTCTTTTGAGGAGAAAGTTGAGAATACAGTGTCCAGTATCAag ACAAAGGTTGGTAGTTCAGACACCGGGGGCAGCTTTGAGGAAGTCCTCTCCTCGGCAGCGAATGCCAGCTCTCAGGACCCGCCTGCTAACAACCTGAGGGACAGCTCTGAGAGGCCGTGTTAG
- the tpd52l1 gene encoding tumor protein D53 isoform X5 — protein METRQQGFLDSEPLREADEDLVSEVNLNNMTEEEREEIQQELVKLEEEISTLKQVLLSKEKQHADLKQKLGITPLAELRNNFSRGWHDMQTSTAYKKTSETLSTAGQKTTAAFSTLGSAITRKFGDMRNSPSFRSFEEKVENTVSSIKTKVGSSDTGGSFEEVLSSAANASSQDPPANNLRDSSERPC, from the exons GGTTTTTGGACTCGGAGCCGCTGAGAGAGGCCGATGAAGATTTGGTGTCTGAAGTCAACTTAAACAacatgacagaggaggagagagaagagattcAGCAGGAATTAGTGAAA ctggaggaggagatcagCACGTTGAAGCAGGTTTTATTGTCCAAAGAGAAGCAGCACGCAGACCTCAAACAGAAACTGGGCATCACTCCTCTAGCCGAGCTCAGAAACAACTTCAGCAGAGGCTGGCACGACATGCAGACCTCCACGGC CTATAAGAAGACATCAGAGACGCTGTCCACGGCGGgacagaaaaccacagcagcctTCAGCACACTGGGCAGCGCCATCACCAGGAAGTTCGGGGACATGAG aaACTCTCCGAGCTTCAGGTCTTTTGAGGAGAAAGTTGAGAATACAGTGTCCAGTATCAag ACAAAGGTTGGTAGTTCAGACACCGGGGGCAGCTTTGAGGAAGTCCTCTCCTCGGCAGCGAATGCCAGCTCTCAGGACCCGCCTGCTAACAACCTGAGGGACAGCTCTGAGAGGCCGTGTTAG
- the tpd52l1 gene encoding tumor protein D53 isoform X2, giving the protein METRQQERGHLTAGFLDSEPLREADEDLVSEVNLNNMTEEEREEIQQELVKLEEEISTLKQVLLSKEKQHADLKQKLGITPLAELRNNFSRGWHDMQTSTAYKKTSETLSTAGQKTTAAFSTLGSAITRKFGDMRYSIRHSMSMPTMRNSPSFRSFEEKVENTVSSIKTKVGSSDTGGSFEEVLSSAANASSQDPPANNLRDSSERPC; this is encoded by the exons GGTTTTTGGACTCGGAGCCGCTGAGAGAGGCCGATGAAGATTTGGTGTCTGAAGTCAACTTAAACAacatgacagaggaggagagagaagagattcAGCAGGAATTAGTGAAA ctggaggaggagatcagCACGTTGAAGCAGGTTTTATTGTCCAAAGAGAAGCAGCACGCAGACCTCAAACAGAAACTGGGCATCACTCCTCTAGCCGAGCTCAGAAACAACTTCAGCAGAGGCTGGCACGACATGCAGACCTCCACGGC CTATAAGAAGACATCAGAGACGCTGTCCACGGCGGgacagaaaaccacagcagcctTCAGCACACTGGGCAGCGCCATCACCAGGAAGTTCGGGGACATGAG ATACTCTATCAGACACTCTATGAGCATGCCCACCATGAG aaACTCTCCGAGCTTCAGGTCTTTTGAGGAGAAAGTTGAGAATACAGTGTCCAGTATCAag ACAAAGGTTGGTAGTTCAGACACCGGGGGCAGCTTTGAGGAAGTCCTCTCCTCGGCAGCGAATGCCAGCTCTCAGGACCCGCCTGCTAACAACCTGAGGGACAGCTCTGAGAGGCCGTGTTAG